One genomic segment of Nerophis lumbriciformis linkage group LG20, RoL_Nlum_v2.1, whole genome shotgun sequence includes these proteins:
- the LOC133619784 gene encoding uncharacterized protein, with amino-acid sequence MPLFRASGDHAAKPRPKCEKTGRSRVTDEDVSSLTRLCLLSLADNMKAVWAEDYASNYLDHYCFSYIMGPFNFLSGNLVEELLELLCTRKQLSRAALHLLLLPQLRNLSLDSYPSLVTSSLCAHIAARCQALHSLSLSGAQYLGSKALCDTLPRLPALRSLSLAGTPCNADVIRTAALCCPLLRHLDVSRCCFLPPSALLLLAGFRPLSYSASSATSGSPLPLWSLLALDIALGDAQAVAAYLVLALPRLQRVALEGLSQACSMIHERSFAQADEFSGREGLPRLEEVWRKRSGDAGEDGWMLLDASESEGEAVTSSYSPASDEHPTLCLSDVQVVTCDSLVILGRLCPNISSLSVNMEEENGGRPQASVFATGLRSWSGQLRRLSVQHQGPLLDLLPALRVAGSTLVSLTLEGVKTSPRCPLLEMIRVCPRLEELLVCAEPPEDALEDEDDVVELDQRDLPSLPSLRSLALSFSFEHNHTKPIMSWMSLATVIRCLLAAAPLLEKLSLVSLPCPLNHTLQLVLGLSPSAPKALGRLQRLNLQWTNVEMATVTNIIQRSKRLKYVDVSHCWEIRHKEWLYCRKLSTVQIVRM; translated from the exons ATGCCCCTGTTTCGAGCATCTGGTGACCATGCTGCGAAGCCCCGGCCCAAGTGCGAGAAAACGGGGCGCAGTCGGGTGACGGACGAGGACGTGTCGTCGCTGACTCGGCTTTGTTTGCTGAGCCTGGCCGACAACATGAAGGCGGTGTGGGCGGAAGATTACGCCAGTAACTATTTGGATCACTATTGCTTCAGCTACATCATGGGGCCTTTCAATTTCTTGT CCGGGAATCTAGTCGAGGAGCTGCTAGAGCTTCTGTGCACAAGAAAGCAGCTTTCCCGCGCTGCTCTCCATCTTCTGCTGCTGCCCCAGCTGAGAAACTTATCCCTGGATAGTTATCCTAGTCTGGTCACCTCCTCCCTGTGTGCCCACATTGCTGCACGTTGCCAG GCCCTGCACAGTCTGAGCCTATCTGGAGCTCAGTATCTGGGGTCGAAGGCGCTCTGCGACACCCTGCCCCGTCTACCCGCCCTGCGCTCACTTTCTCTGGCGGGCACGCCATGTAATGCTGACGTCATCAGGACCGCCGCCCTCTGCTGCCCCCTGCTGCGCCATTTAGACGTATCCCGATGTTGTTTCCTTCCCCCGAGTGCTCTGCTTCTTCTTGCGGGGTTCCGTCCTCTATCGTACTCGGCGTCTAGCGCCACATCCGGCTCCCCCCTGCCTCTCTGGAGTTTGTTGGCGCTCGACATCGCATTGGGAGACGCCCAGGCGGTGGCGGCCTACCTCGTCCTGGCGCTGCCCCGCCTGCAAAGAGTGGCGCTGGAGGGCCTCTCGCAGGCGTGCTCGATGATCCACGAGCGATCCTTTGCACAAGCGGATGAGTTCAGCGGCAGAGAAGGACTACCCAGGTTGGAGGAGGTGTGGCGGAAGAGGAGCGGGGACGCTGGAGAAGACGGTTGGATGTTGTTGGATGCGAGTGAGAGTGAGGGCGAGGCGGTTACTTCCTCCTATAGTCCAGCGAGCGACGAACACCCAACCCTGTGCCTAAGCGACGTTCAAGTGGTCACATGTGACTCTCTGGTGATTTTGGGCCGCTTATGCCCCAACATCAGTTCCTTATCGGTGAACATGGAAGAGGAAAATGGAGGAAGGCCGCAAGCGTCCGTCTTTGCCACAGGCCTGCGGTCCTGGTCCGGTCAGCTGCGGCGCCTGTCGGTACAACACCAAGGCCCTCTGCTGGACCTCCTCCCTGCCTTGCGAGTGGCTGGATCCACCCTGGTGTCGCTCACCTTGGAAGGAGTGAAGACGAGCCCTCGCTGCCCTCTACTGGAGATGATCCGCGTCTGTCCCAGACTTGAAGAGCTGCTGGTCTGCGCTGAGCCCCCCGAAGACGCGCTGGAGGATGAAGACGATGTAGTGGAGCTGGACCAGCGGGACCTTCCAAGTCTACCCAGCCTTCGCTCCCTGGCACTGAG TTTCTCATTCGAGCACAACCACACAAAGCCAATCATGTCCTGGATGTCCCTGGCGACAGTGATCAGGTGTCTCCTGGCTGCTGCCCCTTTACTGGAGAAGCTCTCCTTGGTCTCTTTGCCGTGCCCCCTGAACCACACGCTTCAACTTGTCCTGGGCTTGTCGCCTTCTGCTCCCAAAGCGCTCGGGAGGCTCCAGCGACTGAACCTGCAGTGGACTAATGTGGAGATGGCGACGGTGACAAATATTATCCAGAGGAGCAAGAGACTGAAGTACGTTGATGTGAGTCACTGCTGGGAAATCAGACACAAGGAGTGGTTGTACTGCAGGAAGCTGAGTACAGTTCAAATTGTCAGGATGTAG